In the genome of Pangasianodon hypophthalmus isolate fPanHyp1 chromosome 23, fPanHyp1.pri, whole genome shotgun sequence, one region contains:
- the LOC113535991 gene encoding hemicentin-1 isoform X4, whose product MLDHTRQRDLFRILLALLCFCRQMPGTCATIPLQLDPPSIVVPFGSPVSVNCSTNVTNASMGWEASQGQKDMVENVTFITWTVKSLVHWDIKPICFVNVNEQDMLSLNITVYKPPDRVSISTVGHTGPMIEGSQYELQCDVQNVAPVHLLTVNWYKGQHLVKRENFSDMNEFPVNETLTLQISPHRGDDGTQYRCEAELQLGPEGPQPPPLVKSDPLNITVHYGPEFSNCPDVVHLKEGESLAGYCNVTGKPLPHSYWQREGVPIDPAIPLNRTSSGQYKIITNRNTTKSLKVEVIYGPEISCELHYTVKENEYFRPSCTVVGYPLSEIIWYKDGNIVEFPQTMYRTDAGQYTITASNSNSAASHTMEIDVLYPPSEISELQDVQVSSGEDVVLKCSSNANPRPRYKWIYHRTSNVRAEDQDGVSLLHITRAGGDNIGKYICIAYNDLGERTQTVRVGVQGVKATCPLSISPQHVVLEYGESISVECSSKESNRNWGWKFLDSVSNESTLVINSDLFIDIVGWSGNVSCYGDFVGLGYCQKDLDITIYKRPDRVSISTVGHTGPMIEGREYELQCDIQNVAPVQLLTVNWYKGNNLVKNQSFDETTNPADKTATLKISPSRNDIKTQYHCEAKLKPAPDNSTVKSDLLNITVHYKPAITDKLPRWVPVFHDYPAVLVCEASGYPPPTIAWIFNNNRSEGGNLTVKENGVYKCIAYNSVGNDSRVVNVVMKEDYLPLIAGFVALVVVIISVIFLSIYSIYYKNTKMGHYTVEGAKPSAQNGNIAQNGKDSTIPMKKIMV is encoded by the exons ATGTTGGATCACACGAGACAAAGAGACTTATTTCGGATTTTACTCgctttattgtgtttttgcagACAAATGCCTG GTACATGTGCTACAATCCCTCTGCAGCTCGATCCACCAAGCATTGTGGTGCCATTTGGGAGCCCCGTATCTGTGAACTGCAGCACGAATGTCACAAATGCAAGCATGGGCTGGGAAGCATCTCAGGGACAAAAGGACATGGTGGAAAATGTCACATTCATTACCTGGACCGTGAAGAGCCTTGTGCACTGGGACATAAAGCCAATCTGCTTCGTCAATGTCAATGAGCAAGATATGCTGAGTCTCAATATTACTGTATACA AGCCTCCAGACCGGGTTTCCATCAGCACTGTGGGTCACACAGGGCCGATGATTGAAGGCAGCCAGTACGAGCTCCAGTGTGATGTTCAGAATGTTGCTCCTGTTCATCTCCTCACTGTGAACTGGTACAAAGGACAACATCTagtgaaaagagaaaacttTTCTGACATGAACGAATTTCCAGTTAATGAAACTCTGACACTTCAGATCTCACCGCACAGAGGTGATGATGGAACTCAGTACAGATGTGAAGCAGAACTGCAGCTGGGACCAGAAGGACCTCAACCTCCTCCTTTAGTGAAATCAGATCCTCTAAATATTACAGTGCACT ATGGACCTGAGTTTTCAAACTGTCCTGATGTTGTGCATctgaaggagggagagagtCTGGCAGGCTACTGTAATGTCACAGGAAAACCACTGCCTCATTCCTACTGGCAGAGAGAGGGGGTTCCCATTGACCCTGCCATTCCACTTAATAGGACCTCAAGTGGACAGTACAAAATCATCACAAACAGGAATACTACTAAGTCCCTGAAGGTGGAAGTCATAT ATGGACCAGAAATTTCATGTGAACTCCATTATACAGTCAAGGAGAATGAATATTTCAGACCCAGCTGCACGGTTGTAGGTTATCCTTTGAGTGAAATAATTTGGTATAAAGATGGAAACATAGTAGAGTTCCCACAAACAATGTACAGGACAGATGCAGGGCAATACACCATAACAGCAAGCAACAGCAACTCAGCAGCAAGTCACACAATGGAAATCGACGTCTTGT ATCCACCCTCTGAGATTTCAGAGCTGCAGGATGTACAGGTATCTAGTGGAGAAGATGTGGTGCTCAAGTGCTCTTCTAATGCCAATCCTCGGCCCAGATACAAATGGATCTACCATCGGACATCTAATGTGCGTGCCGAGGACCAAGATGGCGTGTCTCTGCTGCACATAACCCGTGCTGGTGGAGACAACATTGGCAAATACATATGTATTGCCTATAATGATCTGGGAGAAAGGACACAAACGGTCCGAGTTGGTGTTCAAG gtGTAAAGGCTACATGTCCACTTTCTATCAGCCCGCAACATGTAGTGTTGGAGTATGGCGAATCTATCAGCGTGGAATGTTCATCTAAAGAGTCTAATAGAAACTGGGGTTGGAAATTTTTAGACAGCGTGTCCAACGAGAGCACCTTGGTAATTAACTCTGACTTGTTTATTGACATCGTGGGCTGGAGTGGAAACGTGTCATGCTACGGAGATTTTGTGGGACTTGGTTATTGTCAGAAAGATTTGGATATTACCATTTACA AGCGTCCAGACCGGGTGTCCATCAGCACTGTGGGTCACACAGGGCCGATGATTGAAGGCAGAGAGTACGAGCTCCAGTGTGACATTCAGAATGTTGCTCCTGTTCAGCTCCTCACTGTGAACTGGTACAAAGGAAACAATCTAGTGAAAAATCAAAGTTTTGATGAGACCACGAATCCAGCTGATAAAACTGCGACACTCAAGATCTCCCCAAGCAGAAACGATATTAAAACACAGTACCATTGTGAAGCCAAGCTGAAACCGGCACCAGATAACTCTACCGTGAAATCAGATCTTCTCAACATTACAGTTCACT ACAAACCGGCTATAACGGACAAATTGCCACGGTGGGTCCCGGTTTTTCACGACTATCCGGCGGTGCTCGTTTGTGAGGCCAGTGGGTATCCACCGCCCACTATCGCATGGATCTTCAACAACAATAGATCGGAAGGTGGAAACCTGACAGTAAAAGAGAACGGCGTATATAAATGCATCGCATACAATTCTGTTGGGAATGACAGCAGAGTGGTCAATGTAGTCATGAAAG AGGATTACCTGCCCCTGATCGCAGGTTTTGTTGCACTCGTGGTGGTGATCATCTCAGTCATCTTCCTCAGCATCTACTCCATCTACTACAAAAACACCAAGATGGGCCACTACACCGTGGAGGGCGCCAAGCCCAGCGCTCAAAACGGCAACATAGCGCAGAACGGCAAAGACAGTACGATTCCCATGAAGAAAATCATGGTGTAG